In [Phormidium] sp. ETS-05, the genomic window CACGGTAAACCGCCGCCGCCAACACCCCCAAATCTCGCACTACTCGCCCTTGGGGGCGATAAAAAGCCCTACCGATTTTAAATTTAGCTTTACCTTCTTGGTTAGTCATCAATTTTGGGTTAAATGCACCGTAGGGACACGGCAATGCCGTGTCCTAAAAACTCTTTAAACAATATTCATTTGCCTGTTTATGGCTTCATACACTCCAGTACCAACGATTCCAAAGCAATCAATCCCGGAGGTTGTCGATCGATATTTTCCAAATTTTGTAAATTCCTGTCCCGGCTTTCGCACACATTGCACCGGTCAATCTGGACAAAACCAGTTTTTTCCAATAAATAGCGTAATACCCTTTCATCGTAGATACATTGATGACCCCAAGCCCGCATATAGTTATTGATGACTAATGCTTTTTCATATTTAGGAGCGTCTTGATAGTCGGGAGAATCGGCAATCCATTGGTCAAAAGAGTTTTTGATAAAATTTTGCTGCACTGGGGATAAATTGTCTTGGTAAAGAGCAATCAAAAACTGAATATCTGGTGTAGATAGCCGCAATTTTCCTCCCGGCTTTAAAATCCGAAAGCACTCTTGCAACATCTTACTACCGCCGGTGTAGGTCACATGTGTTCTATCATGTGTTCGCTAAATATGTAGTCAAATTGATTGCTTTCAAACGGATGAGGATTAGTGGCATCAAGAAAGATGACTTGGGGCACCTGACGCTCAATATCAGTATTCAGCCACCCTTCCAGGTAATGCGGGCCGCATCCAATATGGAGTTTTTTTACCTCATGGTTTTGCAAGTAGTCGTCAATTATCTTTTGGTCATCGATGGTGACAGCAGTCATAAAACACTCCGTTAGATTTTGTTGGTCTAATTGGTGAGTAATGTCTCAGGGTTTCCACTAATTCGACTTAATGTGAAGTCTAGAGTATCGGGGAACCAAGCTGATGCTTAATCCCTAAGAGGACAGCCAAGTTTTTCCTTAACCGCTTGACAGTGCTGGAAAATTTTGGCTGACAAAATATTTAAATCAATTGGAGAATTTCCTACAGATAGTTTGGCGGCAAAGGTGCGGCCAGGGTGTAACTGGTCCCAGATAGAGCGTTTTTGTCCAGCGCGTCCACTTCCAGGGTCATGGATGCCAAATCCCGATATTTCCCAATTCCAAATTGGATTAAAGTGACGGATTAAAACCGCCTCTCCCCAGGAGACTGAGACTAAATCCATATCCATTAACGCCACTTTGAATCGGAAATCCTCAATTTTCAGGTTTTCTACACTTTGAATAGATTTTCTATGATCCAATAACCTCCCGTAAAGGCTAGTACCAGCAGTTTGCTTGCCAGTGCGCCGACCGCTCGAAGCTGCTTTACCCACATAAATCGGAAGGCAGCATTCTTGGTAGTTGGCATCTTTAATTATACCATACATGGAAAAATCACCATAATAGTATAGCAAATACACTCCCACAGATTGAGTCAAATCTTGCCGCAGAAAATTAAGATTTACCAAATCATAACATTCTTGGCACAAAAAGCAATAAAATTATCTTCCAGATCTGGGGGTAGGTTAAATACTTCTAGCATTATCAATAGGTATTAGCTTAATCTATTTGAATTGGGAAGCTGTGTTTTAGATTCGCTGACTCTCACAAGCTGCTCCCGAATGCTAGCGGCCATGATTTCCGCTAAAGCGACGGGTACGGCATTCCCCAACTGGCGCATCGTCTCTGTCCAAGAGTGAGGAAAAAAGTATTCATCGGGGAATGTTTGTAACCGGGCAGCTTCTCTAACTGTAAAATAACGCACTTCTCCACTGGCGAAAGCGAGCATATTTTCCCCACCAGGAACACCATGTACTCCGGCTTTTAGAGTTTTGGCTGGTTCATCTAAGGGACTTCCTGTGTGACCGGGGTACTTTCTGGCTCCGGGGATAAAAATGTGGTTTAGGAAGGAACTGGGGATGTCTTGATTGTGAGGATTTGGTAAATCCCAGATGGCGTCACGCACGGTACGCCAGGGCTGATTTGGGGGGGGAATAGACTAGATTGCAAATGGAGAATGGACTTGGATAATTTGAGGGTGATTTCTGGTCGATCGCCCCGGGCAACTTGGTGGCGTTCCCAATAATCACCCGTTACCCACTGTTGCCAAAGCAAAGCCTCTTGGGAATGAGTTGCTGTGGGAAATGACCATGCTGCGCCTAAATCGGAGCGAAACCCAACGATAAACACCCGTTCTCGTTTTTGGGGAATACCGTAATCTGCTGCATTCAGCTTCTGAAATACCACCCGATATGATATAGAACCATCGCCGCCAGCAGTATGATGTTTTTCCAACTTACACAGATGGTCGAGCCAATCTTCATCAGATTTGGCGATAATTTCTGGGTAGGTCAGTTGCAGGATGAGATACTCGAAATACTGGGTGAAACTGGGACGTAATAAGCCAGGAACATTTTCAATGAGAAACGCTAATGGCTGCAAATCTCTGACGGCGCGACAGAAGTGGGGAAACATATCGCGATCGTCTTGATAACCGTGGTGTTTGCCCCCCAGTGAGAACGGTTGGCAAGGTGGTCCACCAGCCAGGAGGTCAACCCCACCAGGGATATGGAGCGTCCGAAAGTCAAACTTACTCACATCAGCTTCAATTATTGGCCAGTTTTTCACGCTGTTGAGCCCCCGCCGCTGATTTTCATCAATGGTGGCGCAGGCATTCTTATCCCGATCGATCGCCACTCGATGACAGAAACCAGCATTTGACAGACCTATCCCCAAGCCGCCAACTCCCGCGAACAGTTCCACCGAGTTCCCTACGGGTTTTTCTTTTTCTGTCATAGGTCCTCCGTCTTCCCGTCTCAAAAGTCCCCCCAGCTATTCACCAACCTTCGCTGTAGGACTTGATATTACAGCACTTTGTCCAATGATGCTCAAGCCCTCACCCCTCGCCCTAGGGTCAGGAGTGAGGGGCCTCCTAGACGAGCAAACCGCTGTATTTCCCTAAAAACAGGTCAGATTCGCCATACCTTTGGGGTAGTGAACCCCTAGAGTTGATCTGGATCTACCCCTAGAGCCCGCAGCCGATCGGCTAGACGAGCTGCTTTCTGGCGCTCCTGTTCGGCTTGCTGTTGCGCCGCTTCAGCGCGAGTCCGCTCCTGTTCGGCTTGCTGTTGCGCCGCTTCAGCGCGAGTCCGCTCCTGTTCGGCTTGCTGTTGCGCCGCTTCAGCTTTCAGGCGCTCTCGTTCCGTTGCAGCGCGCTCGATTTCCACGCGCTCCCAACCGGTGAGCAACAGATTACCCTCAGCATCCCACCACCGGAGCCATACTTGCTCCTGATTCTGATAGGTCCCTTGCCACAATCCCAATTCCACGCCTAATTGGGGAATCGGATAATGACCCCGATCGTTCGGCTCGATCGGATAGTAGGTAAAATCCACCAGATGATACATTGATAGCTGGCCAGTTTGAATTTCAAAAATGCCATAATAGGGCATTCTAATGACATTCTCGTAAACCCAAAACTTGCCCGGTTTCTGGGTGCTGCCTGATGGGGAAATCGCCAAAGGTGTTTTATCCCTTTCTTCATCACCGTTACCGCTGGCAAATTCTAAGGCGATTAACGGCGCTCGTAATTCTCGCCACAGCACATAAGAGCGGCGCATCAAGCCATCTAGTTTTGGTGGTACGTTGGGCACGTAGAACCAATCTGGGGCAACGGCTCCCGCTTGTGGTGGGTCGGTTTCTCGCCAGTATATGCCGCAATCTTGACCTATGGCATATTGTCCATCTGGATGGAGTTGCTCTAAAACAGGCGTTAATGAATCCGTGAGAATTATGCTTTGGGGATGCTCCTGAAAGTTTTTCACAAAGTTATCGTCTTTGTCTGGCAGTTGGGTATGATCGGGAAATGGCGGTGGTAGTTCTATTGCTGTTAATATTTCGGTCATACTCTCTCCAAATTCCACCTTAATTATTGTACCATATTCTGATTATGGTGGGATTAATTAGACCTAAATTATTGATGATTTTCCCTATTTATGGTAATGTTATATCAAGTTAAGTAGGTCACGTCAAAAAACGTTACGATTGAGCCGTAGTAGGGTGGGCAGTGCCTGAATCAGAATTCTTTTGATCATCAGTGTTATGTAGTTGGCACTGCCCACCCTACAGAGACGGACTGATTTTCCCTAGTTCTGGTAATGTTATATCAAGTTCGATTGCATCCTGTTTTGAATAACTGACGGGGTAGCCACTCTTTGCTGCCCCTACGGATATTATCCATAAATAAGTAAGGGCAGCCACTGGGGGCTGCCCTCAAAACTATGAAAATTCCCTCACATCAGAACCTACTGGAGGAACTCCCGGGGGTCGGTGACATAACCAGTGAGAGCGGAAGCCGCCGCCGTGTAGGGAGAAGCAAGGTAAACTTGGGCTTGCTTGTTGCCCATCCGTCCGGGGAAATTGCGGTTAGTGGTGGATACGCACACTTCCGGCTCATTCAACCGGCCAAAAGTATCTTTAGGACCGCCCAAACAGGCAGCGCAAGAGGGGGCAGCGGGTTCGATACAACCAGCAGAAAGGAAAATTTCTGAGAGGGTTTGCCCTTCGTGTTTAATGGTGAATAGGTCTTCGTACACCTTTTGAGTGGCGGGGACTAAGTAGGTGGGGACTTTCACCTGCCGACCTTTGAGGATGCGAGCGGCGTTGAGGAAGTCGGTGGTTTTGCCGCCAGTGCAAGAACCGATGTAAACCCGATCGATTTTCACATCGCTGCATTCCCGAGCCAGAGCCCGGTTATCGGGAGAGTGGGGTTTGGCCACTACGGGTTCTAGTTGACTCACATCATAGCGCCGCTGGGAGTAGAATTTAGCATCGGCGTCGGTGTAAACTGGCTCGAAGGGCTTGTTAGTGCGCGGGCGGACATAGCTAAAGGTGGTTTCATCCGGGGCGATCGTGCCATTTTTCCCCCCAGCTTCAATCACCATATTGCACAAAACCATCCTCTCTTCCATCGTCATCTGCGCCACCGCTTCCCCAGCAAATTCCATCGTGCGGTAATTTGCCCCAGAAACCGTGATATCGCCGATAATCTGTAAAATCAGGTCTTTGGCCAAAATATAATCCGGCATTTCCCCATCGAGGACAAACTGCATCGTGGCGGGGACTTTAATCAAAAGTTTGCCCGTACCCAAGATAAAAGCTGCGTCGGTGTTACCGATACCCGTGGCGAACTGACCAAAAGCCCCCGCATTGCAGGTGTGGGAGTCGGTGCCAAACAGGACCTCACCGGGGCGAGTGTGACCTTCTTGAGCCAGAGCCACATGGCAAACCCCTTTATAGTCCGGGTTAGCTTTAAAATTGCTCCGATCGATGATGTCGTAAAAATATTTGATACCTTGCTCTTGCACAAAGTCCCGCAAGATATCCACGTTACGGTTTGCCCGTTCGTCAGCGGTAAAAATATAGTGGTCCGGGATAATCACGATTTTATCCGGGTCCCAGACTTTGGCATCAGCGCCAAATTCCCGCTTAAACACGCCGATCGTCCCAGGGCCACACACATCATGGGTCATCAACACATCAGTATTCACCCAGATATTTTCCCCGGGGGTGACGCTGGACTTACCAGAAGCCCGAGCTAAGATTTTTTCTGTGAGGGTCATTCCCATAGTCGTTCTCCTCTATGAAGCGATGAACGGCAGCATCGCATTTTTACCGTAGGGTTCACCAAAATCGATGGCAGAGGTTTTGGTGAACCCGCCCCTACTATGCTATAGCGGTTTTGCTCCCCCCCGCCATCAACTCCTTTATCACCATTGAGTAATTGCCGCCACAGGTTAGTACAGGTGGTTAGTACAGGGGTTCATTTTCATAGTCGAATTCTTCTCCCGGATAGGCGTACATTTTCGCCGCGTCCAGTCCGGTCATTTTGCCATTGCCCCCTTTGGGGATATCTTCATCAAAATCCTTGTATTGCTCAAAAGTCTGGCAAATGATAGCGGACTCTTCGGAGTTCGAGGCGATCGCGTAGTCCGGGAAATTCACTCCTGTGGGATGCTCATAGTCAACCGTCGCCGCCACCACCGCCGTATTTAAACCGATACCAGCTTCCCGCACTTCCAGACGAGGGCAAAAAATGCCGTGGCGTGAAACAGCGGTCCTTTGGGGGAGTAGCGCTTACCGCAGTATTCCGCATAAGCCTTTTCCAATTCCACCGTAAACCCGCTCGTCGCTTGACCAGCTTTATAGTCAACGTAGGATTTACCAAAACTCGCACCCGCCGCGCCACTGAGGCTCAACCGCAACGGCGAATTATGCAGTAATTTCTTATCTTGACCCACGAAAAAAACCAAGTGTCTGGTGAAAGTTTTAAACCGCAGCTTATCGGCCAGAAAAGTATCATAGTGGTCTCCTAACCGCCCTAGGGTGATCCCCGTATCGCGGTATTTGAGATACACCGCTCCTCTGCGCACCAGCACCACCCGAGGCGAAGTGGTGATAAAAATAGTTTCCACCTCACCGGTGCTAAACTGGTGTTCGACCAACTCCCAATTTTCATCCGGGACAAAACCCACGGCATTGGCATTATCCTGTTTGATGGCCAAACCGAAATTATTGGCACCTTTAACCCCATCACGCTGGGGGTTAATCATGTGGCACCAGGGAATCACTTGGGAAGGAGGCGCCTTGAATTTCTCATCTTCAAAATCGAAGGTTAGGGATGGTTTGATTTGGCTCGCCATATGTGGTGTTGGTATCGTCAGTGTCTAGATGTTATCAGAGTTTGTCCCTCCCATCCCCTCGCTTACCAGCGACTGTAGGGATGTTTGGCTAAATTGGCGTTAAAGTATTTGGGTTCGTGAGAAACTTCAGCTCCTATCCATTCAGGAATTGTGATGATTTGGTTTTCTGTTGCCAGTTCTACTTCGGCAATAATTAAGCCTTGATTGTCGCCGTGGAATTCGTCAACTTCCCAAATTATATCTCCATATTTTATTTGATAGCGAGTTTTTTCAATTAAAGGTTTAGCACAGAAATTATCCAACATTTCCCAAGCATCGGCAATGGGGATAGGATACTCAAACTCTAAGCGGGAAATCCCGGTGGTTCTGCCTTTGACGGTGAGGTAGCCTTGTGAGCCGATAACGCGCACCCTGACGGTGATGCCGTTTTGGGTGGGCATATAACCTTGACGATAAATGGTGCCGGGAGCCAACCCCCGCCACCCATCACCACTGACTAAGAATTTGCGCTCAATTTCCGTACTCATGCAGGCGATCGATTTCCATGTCTCTAACACAAATGCGGCCATTGTTGAATTACATATCCCACAATGGCGGCGATAATCAGGGATGTTTCAGTTGGCTAAAAAGGCTGCAACTTCGGCGGCGGTGGGTTGAGCCGCGATCGCCCCCGGTTGCATCGCCGTAATTGCCCCCACAGCACTCGCATATGTCACCACCCGCTTTGCCGCTTCCGGGTCAGATAAAATTTTAATCCCATCCTGACAAATTTGATGGGTAAAACCCGCCACAAAACTATCCCCAGCACCGGTGGTATCCACCACATCCACGGGAAAAGCTGGTAGTTTGCCCTCATTATCTCCTAAACAATAAGCACAACCTTTATCCCCATCGGTGACTAATACTCCCTCCAAAGAATCAAGCCGGTGGGTAATTGCTCCCGGGTCAGCCGTACCGAATAACCACTGGGCTTCTTCCACCGTGATTTTGAGGAAATCAATATGCTCTACCAACTTCAAAATCAAAGGGTGAGCCTCGGTAGGATCTGGCCAAAACATATCTCGCCGGTTCA contains:
- a CDS encoding Eco29kI family restriction endonuclease, with product MVNLNFLRQDLTQSVGVYLLYYYGDFSMYGIIKDANYQECCLPIYVGKAASSGRRTGKQTAGTSLYGRLLDHRKSIQSVENLKIEDFRFKVALMDMDLVSVSWGEAVLIRHFNPIWNWEISGFGIHDPGSGRAGQKRSIWDQLHPGRTFAAKLSVGNSPIDLNILSAKIFQHCQAVKEKLGCPLRD
- a CDS encoding DNA cytosine methyltransferase, giving the protein MRDAIWDLPNPHNQDIPSSFLNHIFIPGARKYPGHTGSPLDEPAKTLKAGVHGVPGGENMLAFASGEVRYFTVREAARLQTFPDEYFFPHSWTETMRQLGNAVPVALAEIMAASIREQLVRVSESKTQLPNSNRLS
- a CDS encoding DNA cytosine methyltransferase: MTEKEKPVGNSVELFAGVGGLGIGLSNAGFCHRVAIDRDKNACATIDENQRRGLNSVKNWPIIEADVSKFDFRTLHIPGGVDLLAGGPPCQPFSLGGKHHGYQDDRDMFPHFCRAVRDLQPLAFLIENVPGLLRPSFTQYFEYLILQLTYPEIIAKSDEDWLDHLCKLEKHHTAGGDGSISYRVVFQKLNAADYGIPQKRERVFIVGFRSDLGAAWSFPTATHSQEALLWQQWVTGDYWERHQVARGDRPEITLKLSKSILHLQSSLFPPQISPGVPCVTPSGIYQILTIKTSPVPS
- a CDS encoding Uma2 family endonuclease — its product is MTEILTAIELPPPFPDHTQLPDKDDNFVKNFQEHPQSIILTDSLTPVLEQLHPDGQYAIGQDCGIYWRETDPPQAGAVAPDWFYVPNVPPKLDGLMRRSYVLWRELRAPLIALEFASGNGDEERDKTPLAISPSGSTQKPGKFWVYENVIRMPYYGIFEIQTGQLSMYHLVDFTYYPIEPNDRGHYPIPQLGVELGLWQGTYQNQEQVWLRWWDAEGNLLLTGWERVEIERAATERERLKAEAAQQQAEQERTRAEAAQQQAEQERTRAEAAQQQAEQERQKAARLADRLRALGVDPDQL
- a CDS encoding 3-isopropylmalate dehydratase large subunit, with amino-acid sequence MGMTLTEKILARASGKSSVTPGENIWVNTDVLMTHDVCGPGTIGVFKREFGADAKVWDPDKIVIIPDHYIFTADERANRNVDILRDFVQEQGIKYFYDIIDRSNFKANPDYKGVCHVALAQEGHTRPGEVLFGTDSHTCNAGAFGQFATGIGNTDAAFILGTGKLLIKVPATMQFVLDGEMPDYILAKDLILQIIGDITVSGANYRTMEFAGEAVAQMTMEERMVLCNMVIEAGGKNGTIAPDETTFSYVRPRTNKPFEPVYTDADAKFYSQRRYDVSQLEPVVAKPHSPDNRALARECSDVKIDRVYIGSCTGGKTTDFLNAARILKGRQVKVPTYLVPATQKVYEDLFTIKHEGQTLSEIFLSAGCIEPAAPSCAACLGGPKDTFGRLNEPEVCVSTTNRNFPGRMGNKQAQVYLASPYTAAASALTGYVTDPREFLQ
- a CDS encoding DUF5895 domain-containing protein, whose protein sequence is MASQIKPSLTFDFEDEKFKAPPSQVIPWCHMINPQRDGVKGANNFGLAIKQDNANAVGFVPDENWELVEHQFSTGEVETIFITTSPRVVLVRRGAVYLKYRDTGITLGRLGDHYDTFLADKLRFKTFTRHLVFFVGQDKKLLHNSPLRLSLSGAAGASFGKSYVDYKAGQATSGFTVELEKAYAEYCGKRYSPKGPLFHATAFFALVWKCGKLVSV
- a CDS encoding CYTH domain-containing protein, giving the protein MLETWKSIACMSTEIERKFLVSGDGWRGLAPGTIYRQGYMPTQNGITVRVRVIGSQGYLTVKGRTTGISRLEFEYPIPIADAWEMLDNFCAKPLIEKTRYQIKYGDIIWEVDEFHGDNQGLIIAEVELATENQIITIPEWIGAEVSHEPKYFNANLAKHPYSRW